The Amycolatopsis sp. DG1A-15b genome contains the following window.
CACCGAGTTTCCACCCGAGGTTGAGCGCGTCCTGGATCCCGGTGTTCATGCCCTGTGCGCCGATCGGGAGGTGGACGTGGGCGGCGTCGCCGGCCAGGAACACCCGCCCGTGCCGGTACCGCGCGGCCTGCCGGGCCGCGTTGGTGATGCGGCGGGCGTAGCACAGTTCGAGCAGTTGCACCCGGGACCCGAAAACCGCACGCAGCCCCTCGCCGATCTCGTCCTCGGTGACCGGGACCTCCCGGGGAAGTGACCGGCCCGGCCCGCCCAGCGAGAGCCGCCGCAGGGGCCTGCCCTGCGGATCGGTGCCGAGCGGGAACACCGACGCCCAGTGCCCGTCCTCGCTTCGGGTGTGCGTCATCGCCTGGTCGTCGCCGCTCAACCGCACGTCGGCGGCGACCACGGTCGCCGTGCCCGGCCGGCCGGGGAACTCGGCGCCCACCAGCGACCGCACCGTGCTGCGGCCACCGTCGGCCGCGACCAGGTACCGCGAGCGGATGACGCCGCCGCTCGCGAAGGTGGCGGTGACCCCGTCCCCGTCCTGGGTCGTTCCGGTCAGTTCGTGGTCACGTCGCACGTGGATGCCCTGTGCGGCAAGGTGTTGTTCGAGGAATCCTTCGATCACCACCTGCGGGACGGACCGCCACGGATGGCGGTGCCTGTCCCGGGTGAGCGGGAGCGTGATACCGGCGAAGTGCGCGGTGCCGATCGGGTGGTTTCCGGTGGCCAGCAACGGTTCCAGCAAGCCGCGCTGGTCGAATGCCTCCTGGGTGCGGGATTGCACGCCGCCCGCCTTGGACAACGCGCTGCGCCGCGGCAGTTTGTCGACCAGCACGGCCGGCACGCCCGCCACCCGCAGTTCGTTGGCCAGTGTCAGGCCGGTCGGGCCCGCGCCGACGATGAGCACATCGGTGTCCATGGATGCTCTCCTGGTGGTGTCTCGAGGGATGACGGCAACGCTGCGCTCCTCCGCCCAGTCGCGCCAGATACCGGCTCGGTTGAGCCGGTATCCGACGCCGATTACGCTCGAGACGGTGGAATCCGACTACGACGAGCTGGATCGCCGGCTCGCGCACGCCTTGCAGATCAACGGCCGTGCTCCCTTCAGCACGATCGCCGAGGTTCTCGGCGTGTCGGATCGCACCATCGCCCGCCGGTACGCGCGGTTGCGCTCGGCGGGGGCGGTGCGGGTGATCGGGGGAGTCGACCCGACGGCCATGGGCGCGGTGCTGTGGTTCCTGCGGGTGCGCTGCGCGCCCGCCGCGTCGGTCCCGGTCGCCGAGGCGCTGGCGCGGCGCCCCGACACGTCCTGGGTGAGCATCACCTCCGGAGGCACCGAGATCACCTGCACGGTCCGCACCGAGAGCGAGGCCGACAGCGAGGCGCTGCTGCTGGCCAAGCTCCCGCGCACCCCGCGCGTGGAGGGAGTGACAGCGCACTCCGTGCTGCACGCGTTCTACGGCGGCCCGGACAACCTGGTCGCCAAGCTCGGGTCGCTGGACGAGGAGGCGATCGAGCGGCTGCGCCCGCTCCCGGTGCCGCACCGGCCGGGACCGGTGCGGCTCGACGACTCCGACCGCAAGCTCCTCGCCGCGCTGGCCACCGACGGCCGGGCCGAGTTCGAGCACCTGGCCGCGGTGACCGGCTGGTCGCCGACGACGGTCCGGCGCCGGATGGCCGAGCTTCGCGAACGCGGGGTGCTGTACCTGGACATCGACGTCGACGGGCGCCTGTTCGGGGTCGGCCCTCGAACCCTGCTCTGGCTCTCGGTCGCCCCCGCTCACCTGGAAGAGGCCGGTGCGGCGCTGGCCGCACACCCCGAGATCGCGTTCGCCGCCGCCACGACCGGGCCGACGAACCTCTGCGCGAGCGTGGCGTGCGCGGGTCAGCGGGAGTTGTACCGGTACCTGACCACCCGGGTGGCCATGCTGCCGGCCATCACCCACGTCGAGACCGCACCGGTGATCAGGACCGTCAAGCAGGCCGCACACCCGACGTAGCGACCGCCATCGGGCCGCTGTGATCGGTTCTGGTACGCCTCGACCCCGGACGTGTCGCGCCGCACGCGCTCAAACTTCCGCGGCCGGCGTGGCACCCGGCGCTTCGCGTTCAGGGCTGTAGCGACTGGGTGCCGAGGACGGCGGCGAGGGCCAGGCGATCGGCGTCCTCGGTGCCGGGCTCGGCGGTGTAGACGGTGATGCGCAGGTCGTCCGCGGTGACGAGCAGGGTGTCGCAGTCGAGGGTGATCGGGCCGGCCGCCGGGTGGTCGATGGTCTTGCGCCGGGATGGGTCGGGCGGGGGCGGCGGGGCCGCGGTGTCCCAGAGTTCGGCGAAGCGGGGGCTGCCGGCGGCCAGGTCGGCGATCAGGCGCCGCAGCGCGCGGTCGGCGGGGTAGCGCGACGCCGTCAGGCGCAGGTCGGCCACGAGCCGGGCTTCGTGTTCGGCCTGTTCCCGCGGGGAGTGCACGACCCTCGATGGCAGCCGGGTGACGTTGCGCCAGACGGCGTTGCGGTCCAAGCCGCGCCAGGACGTCGTGTCGCCCATGAGCGCGTCGTAGGGCGCGTTGGCCAGCACGAGCGTCCAGGTGGCGTCGTAGACGACCACGGGCGTGTGCGAGAGCCGGTCGAGCAGCCGCTGCACGCTCGGGGTGACCCGCGACGGCACGACGTCCGGGCCGGGCGGGGCGTGCCCGGCCAGCCGGTAGAGCAGGTCGCGTTCGGTGTCGGCCAGGCGCAGCGCGCGGGCCAGCGACTCCACGACCTGCGTCGACGGCGCCGTCGCGCGGCCCTGCTCGAGGCGGGTCAGGTAGTCGGCCGAGATGCCGGCGAGCGCGGCCAGTTCTTCGCGGCGCAACCCGCTGGCCCGGCGTCGCCGGCCCGTCGGCACGCCGACGGCCTCGGGCGCCGCCCGGTCGCGCCAGCGGCGCACCGTCCGGCCGAACTCCCACGCTTCCACACAGTCCATTCTGGACCAGTCCGCGCCGGTTGTCCTGGCCCTGGCAGTCCTACGAAAACCGGACGACTGGCTGCGCCCCGGCCGTGCTCGCAGGCTGGCGCCATGACCGAACCCGGAACCGTCCTCATCACCGGCCCCACGCGCAACCTGGGCCGCCACGCCGTGCTGGCCATGGCCGGCCGCCCGGACGGGCAACGCCCCGACCTGCTGCTCGTCGGCCGCGCCGGACGTGACCTGACCGCCGTCGCCGGCGAAGCTCGTGCCCTCGGGGCACGGGTCCACGAGATCGGCTGCGACCTGGCGAGCCTGGCCGACGTCCGGGCCGCCGCGGCCGGCGCCCGCGAGCTGATGGCCGCCGGCGCTGTCCGTCCGCTGCGCGCGCTGGTCGCCAACGCCGGCACCATGTCGCCCGACACCCGGCGGGCCTCGGCCGACGGCTACGAGCTGACCTTCGCCGTCAACCACCTCGCCCACGCGCAGCTCATCGGCGACCTGCTCACCTCGTTCACCGCCCCGGCGAGGGTCGTGCTGGTCGGCTCGAACACCTACCACGCCAACTTCTGGCGCAAGCTGCTGCACGTGCCCGCAGCCGAGTGGGCCGACCCCGCCGAACTGGCCCGCCCGGCCGACGGCGAGCAGGCCCCGGGCATGGCGGCCTCCGGCGTCGCCTACTCCAACGCCAAGCTCGCGATCCTCTACTACGCCCACGAGCTGCAGCGCCAGGCCGGCCCGGGCATCACCGTGTCGGTGTTCGAGCCCGGCTGGATGCCGGGCACGGCGCTGGGCCGCGACGCCCCCGCGGTGTTGCAGGCGATGAGCCGTGCCCTCGGCCGGATTCCCGGCGTCTCCACGCCGCAGCGCTCGGGGCCGCTGCTGGCCGCGATGGCCCTCGACGAGCGGTGGGCGCACCTGCGTGACGGCGTGTTCGTGGTGAAGACCAAGCTGACCGAGGTCCGGCCGGTCGCCCACGACCGCGATCGGGAGCGGCGGCTGTGGGAGGCGACCGCCGAGCTGCTGGAACGCGCAGCCGCGTCGCGTAGCCCGAGGTGAACCCACGGCGCGGTCAGCGCAGGGCCGGGTCGGCGAGAGCCCGGCTGCTGATGCCGGGGACGTAAGCGCCCAGCGCGGTGATGAGCGTGCGGATGCCGCTGCGGGTTCCGGTGGTGAGCCGGGCGGTGCGGGCCACGTCGAGTTCGTTGGCGATGGTCAGGACGGCGAAGTCGGTGAGGTCGTCGGCGGCCAGGGGGAGGATCTCGCCGGTGAAGCGGTCCGTGAGCGGGAGCGGTGTCGCGCCGAGGTGGGCGTAGGTCCGGCTCCGGTCGCACACGCCGTAGCGGTGGACGAGGGCCTCGGCGTCGTCGCCGATGGCCGCGCGCAGGCGGGCCCGGCGATCCGGCGGCAGCAGCGGGTGCGGGAAGCCGTCGGTGCCGTAGGTGGCGTGGCACAGCGCGGCGAGGCGCGCGCGCCGGCTCCCGCCCCACGCGGCCACCTGATCGCGGACGCGCCGGAGGTGGTCGAGGAGGTGGCCGCCGGGGTGGCCGACCTGCTCCGCGCCGAGTTCGCGCAGGAGCGCGAGCGCGGGCCACTCGGCGGTGGCGGCGGCGATGGTTTCGGCCAGCGCCACCGGTCGGTCCCGGGCGATCAGATGCCCGGCTTCGCGGATGCGGGTCACCGCGGCGTGCGGAGCCTGCCGCAGCAACCCGTCGACGTCGTCGTCGGTGACGGGCGACCCGTCGCCGCCGCGCACCAGCAAGACCGGCAGGCCGAGCCGGGCGGTGACCTCTCGCAGCCGGGGAACCCGGGCCAGGATGTCTTCGACGAGCCCGGCGTGCGGGTCGAGCAGGCCGCCCGCGGCGAGGAAGCGGCGGACCCGGCCGGGATCCAGGCCGGGCACGACGTCCACCAGCACGAGACCCGCCACCCGGGCCCGGATCGCCGGATCGCCGAGGGCGGCGATCGCGGCGAGCCCGCCCAGCGAGGCGCCGACGACCACACATCCCGGCGGTTCGGCGTGGAGCATGGCGGCGACGTCGTCCGCGCAGAGCGCGAGCGTCCGCGGCGAGCCGTCACTGTCACCGTGACCGCGTTGATCGAAGGCCACGCACCGGAACCCGGCCCCGACGAGGACCTCGGTGACCGGCGTCCAGACCCCGCGCCGCTCACCGCCGGCGTGCAGCAGCAGGAGGGTCGGCCCGGCGCCGGCCTCCTGTCCTTCGAGGACCGCGTCCGGCCGGGCGAGGCGCCGCGCCCGGACGCCCGTGGGCTCGGTCATGGCAGCGCCCCCTCTACCTTGTGATGTCAAGGTAAGACGGTAGGTCACCATACCTTGGCTGGTCAAGGTATGGTGGCGGCGTGACCTCTCCGCGTGTGCGCCGTCCTCCCGCCGAGGCCCGGCGCCTGATCCTGGACGCCGCCGAGGGAATCCTGGCCGAGGGCGGCGTCGCCGCCGTCGGCGTCCGCGCCGTCGCCGCGCGCGTCGGCATGACCGACGCCGGGATCAGCCACCACTTCGGCAGCCGCGACGACCTCCTGGAAGCGCTGCTGCGGCACGGCGGCCGGAAGATCCGCGCCGGGGTGGAGGAGGTGCTGCGGTCCTGGCTCGACCGCGGTGCCGACCTCGGTGAGCTCGTCGACACCCTGGCCGCGTTCTACCGCGGTGGCTACGGCGAACTGGCCGTGGCGCTGCACGCCGCCGGCTGGCGGGACCGGGGCTCGGGGATGCTCGCCCCGGTGGTCGACGCGCTGCACGCACTGCGCGCCGACGCGGCGGACATCGAGGACACCAGGCTCGCCGTGGCCGCGCTCCACCAGGCTCTCGTCACCGAGTCCCGGTACGGTCCGGTGTTCCGCCGCAGCGCCGGCTTGACCGGCCGGGCGGCCACGGCCAGCGGCCCGCAGCTCCGCTGGTGGGCCACGCACCTCGCCCGCTCACTCGGCCTTTCCTAGCGGGGACCACCGGGCCGATGGGTCGACGGTGGACCGTGTGGTCGCCGTCCTGGCTGCCGTTCCTCGCGTTCCTCTGAACCGGCCCGGCACGCGCCCCTGTCGCCGCGACCGGGTGGTCCTTCTGGTGACCGGTGGGGGAGTGCGGTACAACCGGAAGCGTGGCCGAGCGCGTCCGGCGTCCCGACCCGCACGTTTCCGTCGAACGCGACGTGCTGGTGCGGTACCTCGACGCGTGGACGGCGACCGTGCTGCGGTCGCCGCGTGGAGCCGCCTACGTCGAGTGCGGGGAGTTCGCCGCCGACGCCTTCCGGGTCTTCGGTGAGTTCGCCGACCGGCTGGACGATCACCACCTGGAGGCGGTCCTCGTCGGACGGCCGGTCCCGCCGGGTGGCGCTCCGGCGGGGCTGGCCGTCCGGACCGTCGCCGACCTCCGGGACGTCCGGGTGGCCGGGCCGATGCTGGCGCACCTGTCCGGTGCCTGGCCGCCGTCACTGGTGCGGGGCAAGGCGCACGAAATCCTGCTCTCGGCCGAGCCGGGCACGGATCACCGGGACCGGCTGCGCGCGGCGGGCCTCGAGTGCGTGGTGGCCGTGGACCTCGTGGCCGACGACGGAACCGCGCGGTTGCTGGTGTTCGCGACGGCGGACAGCCGGCACCTGGCGACGTTCAAGAACGAGCTGTGGGCGGCGGACGAGTTCGCGGGCATCCGGTATCGCGACCCGCGTGACACCGAAGGCGCGCTGGTCGACATCTCGCTCACCCCGCAGCTGCTGCCGTTGCGGCGGGCGCTGCTGGGGGAACTGGACCGGGGTTCCCGCACCGTCGCCGAGCTGCAGCGGTTCACGCTGCTCGAGACGATCTACCGTGCCGAGGACGCCGTCGGCGCGCTGACCGCCGCCGTAGCGGCGGGTCAGGTCACTCGGCAGCCGGAAAAGGGCCGGCTGGGTTCCCGCACCGTTCTCTCGGCGAGCTAGCCGGTCGTCCCGACCGGCTGGACGGCGCCGGTGGCCGGCGTCAGGGTCGGGCGGAGCGCGGTGACGACCGCTGTGGTGACGACCAGGTGCATGAGCATCAGCCCGATGACGTTGGCGGCGGTGGCGCCCGCGGTGAGCAGCAGCAGGTCCGGTACCCAGGTCAGGACGAGGACCGCGGGGACGACCACGCGCAGGGCTTTCGGCGCCCTGCGGGCGAGCACGAACCAGCCGACGGTGCCCAGCAGCAACCCGATGACGGTGGCCGGCAGGTAGGACGCGGGGGACAGGCCCATGCGGATCCCGCCGTCGTCGAGCGCCACCGCCCCGAGGGCGATGGCGGTGTTCGCCGCGGCGGCCGCCAACAGGGCGAAGCCGAGGCGGACGGCGGTGGTGGCGGTCGGTGTGGCGGTGGTGAGCATCGCTCCTCCTTGGGTTTAACACGCAACTCAAAAGGTAGTTTGGGTTGCGTGTTAAAGTCAAGGCGTGCGTGACGAGGAACCGTTCCCCCGGCTCGGTGAAGACGAGCAGCGAGCGTGGATCAACCTGGTGAAGGTCCTGCTCACGCTGCCGGGCGCGCTGGAGAGCCAGCTGCTGCGGGACGCCGACCTGACGCTGCTGGGCTACATGATCCTGGCGCGGCTCTCGATGGTGCCGGGGGAAAGCCTGCGGATGAGCGAGATCGCGGAGATGGCCAACGGGTCACTGCCGCGGATTTCGCACGCGGTGGCACGCCTGGAGGACCGGGGCTGGGTGACGCGCGAGGTCTGCACCGGCCAGGGCCGCCGGTTCACGACCGCGACCTTGACCGAGGCCGGCCGCGCCCACCTGGCCGCCTCCGCACCCGGCCACGTCGCGAT
Protein-coding sequences here:
- a CDS encoding FAD-dependent monooxygenase → MDTDVLIVGAGPTGLTLANELRVAGVPAVLVDKLPRRSALSKAGGVQSRTQEAFDQRGLLEPLLATGNHPIGTAHFAGITLPLTRDRHRHPWRSVPQVVIEGFLEQHLAAQGIHVRRDHELTGTTQDGDGVTATFASGGVIRSRYLVAADGGRSTVRSLVGAEFPGRPGTATVVAADVRLSGDDQAMTHTRSEDGHWASVFPLGTDPQGRPLRRLSLGGPGRSLPREVPVTEDEIGEGLRAVFGSRVQLLELCYARRITNAARQAARYRHGRVFLAGDAAHVHLPIGAQGMNTGIQDALNLGWKLGAAAHGWAPEHLLDTYHTERHPAAAAVLRNVQAQSLLMDWEGTGDPDLAAAKDLFAALVRLRDVQYHLDDMLSGMGIRYPMPGTENQPLVGLPAPDLDLGPVRSHELLRRGRGVLLDPAGRFAEVAARWQDRVHRAGQGADTEPMLIRPDGYVCWAGNADDLEPALVHWFGEPR
- a CDS encoding Lrp/AsnC family transcriptional regulator; protein product: MESDYDELDRRLAHALQINGRAPFSTIAEVLGVSDRTIARRYARLRSAGAVRVIGGVDPTAMGAVLWFLRVRCAPAASVPVAEALARRPDTSWVSITSGGTEITCTVRTESEADSEALLLAKLPRTPRVEGVTAHSVLHAFYGGPDNLVAKLGSLDEEAIERLRPLPVPHRPGPVRLDDSDRKLLAALATDGRAEFEHLAAVTGWSPTTVRRRMAELRERGVLYLDIDVDGRLFGVGPRTLLWLSVAPAHLEEAGAALAAHPEIAFAAATTGPTNLCASVACAGQRELYRYLTTRVAMLPAITHVETAPVIRTVKQAAHPT
- a CDS encoding helix-turn-helix transcriptional regulator; the protein is MDCVEAWEFGRTVRRWRDRAAPEAVGVPTGRRRRASGLRREELAALAGISADYLTRLEQGRATAPSTQVVESLARALRLADTERDLLYRLAGHAPPGPDVVPSRVTPSVQRLLDRLSHTPVVVYDATWTLVLANAPYDALMGDTTSWRGLDRNAVWRNVTRLPSRVVHSPREQAEHEARLVADLRLTASRYPADRALRRLIADLAAGSPRFAELWDTAAPPPPPDPSRRKTIDHPAAGPITLDCDTLLVTADDLRITVYTAEPGTEDADRLALAAVLGTQSLQP
- a CDS encoding SDR family NAD(P)-dependent oxidoreductase; the encoded protein is MTEPGTVLITGPTRNLGRHAVLAMAGRPDGQRPDLLLVGRAGRDLTAVAGEARALGARVHEIGCDLASLADVRAAAAGARELMAAGAVRPLRALVANAGTMSPDTRRASADGYELTFAVNHLAHAQLIGDLLTSFTAPARVVLVGSNTYHANFWRKLLHVPAAEWADPAELARPADGEQAPGMAASGVAYSNAKLAILYYAHELQRQAGPGITVSVFEPGWMPGTALGRDAPAVLQAMSRALGRIPGVSTPQRSGPLLAAMALDERWAHLRDGVFVVKTKLTEVRPVAHDRDRERRLWEATAELLERAAASRSPR
- a CDS encoding alpha/beta fold hydrolase, producing MTEPTGVRARRLARPDAVLEGQEAGAGPTLLLLHAGGERRGVWTPVTEVLVGAGFRCVAFDQRGHGDSDGSPRTLALCADDVAAMLHAEPPGCVVVGASLGGLAAIAALGDPAIRARVAGLVLVDVVPGLDPGRVRRFLAAGGLLDPHAGLVEDILARVPRLREVTARLGLPVLLVRGGDGSPVTDDDVDGLLRQAPHAAVTRIREAGHLIARDRPVALAETIAAATAEWPALALLRELGAEQVGHPGGHLLDHLRRVRDQVAAWGGSRRARLAALCHATYGTDGFPHPLLPPDRRARLRAAIGDDAEALVHRYGVCDRSRTYAHLGATPLPLTDRFTGEILPLAADDLTDFAVLTIANELDVARTARLTTGTRSGIRTLITALGAYVPGISSRALADPALR
- a CDS encoding TetR family transcriptional regulator — its product is MTSPRVRRPPAEARRLILDAAEGILAEGGVAAVGVRAVAARVGMTDAGISHHFGSRDDLLEALLRHGGRKIRAGVEEVLRSWLDRGADLGELVDTLAAFYRGGYGELAVALHAAGWRDRGSGMLAPVVDALHALRADAADIEDTRLAVAALHQALVTESRYGPVFRRSAGLTGRAATASGPQLRWWATHLARSLGLS
- a CDS encoding DUF6069 family protein, encoding MLTTATPTATTAVRLGFALLAAAAANTAIALGAVALDDGGIRMGLSPASYLPATVIGLLLGTVGWFVLARRAPKALRVVVPAVLVLTWVPDLLLLTAGATAANVIGLMLMHLVVTTAVVTALRPTLTPATGAVQPVGTTG
- a CDS encoding MarR family transcriptional regulator, whose product is MRDEEPFPRLGEDEQRAWINLVKVLLTLPGALESQLLRDADLTLLGYMILARLSMVPGESLRMSEIAEMANGSLPRISHAVARLEDRGWVTREVCTGQGRRFTTATLTEAGRAHLAASAPGHVAMVRHLVLDPLGDDFVGVGGAVGRIVETLGLPTEVLKRR